GCCCCCCCAGCCGGAAGCTCTTCCTagaggggcctggggggggggggaagggggggaataGCAATTTTTATTTCCCCTGGGATACAGAGCCCGCAAGGAGAGATAGGGGTCTCGACCCCAAGTCCTCCAATATCTTTTTCCTGCCACTGTTTACTCTGCCCTGTGCCATATGCAAATCGGGTCATGGTCAGGATCAAGGCACAGAGCATGGGGTAGCACGGGTTCCACCTACAATTGAGGTGTTCCTGCATGCCGCCTATCAGCAAAGCCCCAGAGAAAACTCACATACACGCTCCGTCCAGGAACAGGCCTGGCCCAGCCATTACCCAACAGGTTTGGGACACTGCCGTGTGACCTCGGTAGCTGGCTGAGGCTCGGTGTCCCCGGTAAGAGGTTGGGATGGGGGAGGAGtggtgaaggaggcagagaaagggttTCCTGATTACTGGATGAACATAAACCCAGGCCTGAGCTTCAGTCGGGCTCTGACCGCATCGGATCACAGCAGATCCCCTGTCCCCGTGCACTCCCCGCCTCCGATCTCTCGTTCAGTCCTCTCTTATCTGGCCCCGATGAAGCGCGGCCTCTGAAAATGTGCGGTCACTCGAGAAGGGTGGGGATACCAAAGAGCTTCTAGGAACGAATGACTCAGCCAAGGCTGAAGAGAGCCACACGGTCTACATGCAaacatttgcacacacacacacctcaccaaAAGCACTTTGGGGATCTTTTCACCGCCTCTGTCGCCGGTGGGGCGAAGTCACAGGCCCGGGATGCCTGCTTGCGGTTTTCTCTCGCACCTTCAGTCCCTGATGGGGATTCCTGTGCCGGATTCCCTGCTCCGGGGAACTTGTCGGCTTCCTCCGAGGACCCTTAGCAAAGCCCAGGGGTCAAAAGCCCTACCTCAGGGTACCCGTTTTGTTCTCCCTGTCCTAGCAGAATGGCCAAGGGGACCACCGTGAAAGTCGTTGTCTCCCGCATAAGGACCTCGGGTCGAGAAAAGAAAACGGTTTGTGCTGTGTTAGTCCCATGCACTGTTACTAAGGTCCCTAATTCTTGAGATCCTTAATTCCAGGCCTCCTATCCCAGGCAGACAGCTCCCAAACTACCCCCAAACATCTGGCTTGCATGTACCTGCATAGCGGGTTTCCGCAGTCACCTCCTTCAGGGCATCTCATCTGTCAAGTAGCCTGATCTTCAAGACGTGCTCTGGGGCCCCGGCTGAGACACTGCAGAACGTGGGACCTTTTGAGGCCCGTACGGACTCGCCAGAGTGAAAACGACCAGCAGCCCAGGTTAAACCGTTGAAACAGCAACGTTAGAACTTGCGAATGGATACATACCATCGCCGTGTGCAGGAGCCCAAGATTTTTGTTCAAAAACAGCTCCCCTGTGTGTGTCAGAACGAGGCCTTGGTGACAGAGCAACCCGGAAGGGCCAACAAAATACACAGTCGGGTGTTTCCTAAACCTACTACAGCAGGGAGACCGAGAGAAGCCGCTCCCCTGCCAGACGGAACATTCCAGATGCTGAGGAGATAAACTGGAAGAGGCTGTGGTCTGGGAAACATCAGAGAGAGCTAGTTCCCTCCAGGCGACGGATGTTCAACACGCTTGGAGGAACTGGAGATGGCCCAGACCCCTCCAGCTTGAACAGGCTGATGAGGTTACACTAGGAAGAATCCCCATTTCTTtccatgccccccgcccccaacaccaGAAGGGCTTcacgcctgctctctctctaagttTTTACGCACAAAGCTTTCCCACCAAGCAATCCGCCAACCCCGGCCAGACCCAGGACCCTGCGTGCTGGTGTGCTGTGAAATCCAGAAGCTCTCCTCCCCCTTTTCGTGCATATTCTGGGGCTTTCTCGGGTTTTAGCAAAAGAGCCTTTTAACGGTGCGACTCATGGGCCTCCACCTCCATCGCGCGCAGGGAGGTCTGGACCAAATTGCAAATCTAAACAACAGACTCCACAGATCATTCAGgatccccttccccctcccccagtgaccAAGGCTTCACTGCTGGGTCCAGCTGGTCTCGTCCGAACACGGCTTCTTCCCCGAAGCCTCCTCAGTCCCAAACGTGGTCCTAGCCGGTCAAACCCCCACGGTGGCTGGGCCCGTGAACCCCGGCTTGGGCCCGAACACAGACCGCCCGCTTCAAAAAAGAATTAGACCTGTTCTTTCTTACAATTGCCTCGGGCTGGGGGGTTGGGGCAGCGTGTCTGGGCTGTAGTCACAGACACAAGCAATTTTCATGACGACCTAAGGCGTCAATGTCCTTCCGCTCGTGTTTGTGTTGTTACAACGGGCTGAGAATTACCTTAATCTAAACGATGTTATCTgtctaaaaaagaaagacaaccatTTTAATTTAGAGAGCATACAGACACGTTTGTAAAAAGTATTAAAGACCTAGAAAGCCTTGTCTCAAACCGTAACCGCTCGGCCCTCAAAGGGATTGGAAGAAATAATCCCAAATCTCCATCAACTCTCACGCTCCATGTTAGACATTTGGTGGGGCTAGCTTCGCCCACGAGAACCCGAGAGACATGCCTGGTGCTCCCAGGATGGGTAAATACGCTCCCAAAGACACTCCAGATATGTTCTGGCTATAAATTCCCGTCAAAGGATAGAAGAAATAGTAAGTCTCGTTGGACAAATGTATCACCTGCCTCCACGTCTATAAATGACCTGTGGATACAAAATGCAGTCACTCAGCTGGAAACCACCTGTATTTGTGCAAGAGTTGGTTCTGGCCAAGGTCGGATACCCCAGGAATCGGCCCGGAGCTCCTCATTTGtgcagctttcccaacaccactcACAGCAGCCAGAGGTGAGTGCCGACGTTTCTGCACGATTCGTGTATGCAGAGAGTGGCCACGTGGATGGCAAATCCAACTTCTTCGAATGGCCCTCATAGCGACTTGCACATCACATCCTCTACGCCTCTGCTGAGGGAAGCGAGGTGGGTGTTCATTGCTTCACAGATGTGACTATAGAGGTCAAAGAAGAGACGAGCGATCAGTGGAGCCATGCTTAACAGACAAACCCCAAAGGTAAGATCAGCTAGGTCTCCCTCTCTTGACAAGATCCCCCTTGAATCTAAAGACAAGGCCTGACTGCTTCGAGACTCAGTTTAACATCAGTTGCCCTGGAGCCTCTTGGGAACTGCTCAAAgcacggggggtggggagggaccaATTTTAAGTGTGGTCTGACAAATGACAGCTGAAGGTCCGGCCAGGAATTTCTCCCCTGCCAGCTCGACTCCACAAGGCAAGCCTTGGAGAAATACGGGAGAGAAAACTCCTCCATGGTTCAACAGGGGACACTCACGTCCCCACGGCCACTTTGTAAACCCTCCAAGGAAAACAATCCCAATGCCAAGTTCGGGGGCCAGGTGCAGCAAGGTGGAATCACTCAGAACCCCGCCATGTTAGTTTTGAAGCTAACATTCTCTTGGCCTCAAGTCTGTCCTTTTATACTTtgctgggagaggctggggttGGGATTCTGCAGACCGCACGCCTGCTCTCTTCTCTGATAGGTTCTGCCCATCGGGGGGACTGGGGAGAGGGGGCACGAAGctggaaaaggagggagaagctCTCTCCAGGTCTTCTTCCCGTTTACCTCTATTGGCTTCCTGTCCCTGTTCCCACTCGCAGTGCTTGTTGTTCACTCAGGCAGGGTCAATCCTTTCCAGAAGCATTGGACTCCAGCGTTTTGGTTTTCTCAGCAACCACGGAGCCCGCCTCAGCCAGAGACCTTCTCCTCCTCAGATTCAGAGGTACCGGCCCCGCAGGAACTTTTCTCCGAGCTCAGAGACCCCGAGAACCTGCTGAGGAGCACCCCTGTCCCCCGCATCTCAGAAATCTGAGATCCAGCCCGCACACCCCTTCTCCGAGTGCCTAACTTTAACAAGTCCGATATCTTCCCTCGTGCAGCCTTGTGAAAACTGCTTCCTACAGGTGCTACCGCCCCTAATATCTGTGTGGCCTCCCCCCTGCCTTTTCCAGCCACCTGGTTAGTAATTCTCTACATTACATTATCGCTGGCATCACAACCGGGGTGATTTCGGTCTCCTGCCTAGACCAGGACGGATTCACCCTCAGTTAGGTTCTAAAGCATCTACGGCAGGAACTAGAACATGGCACTTCCCATCCCTACCAGATGGTGACGCTGGAGAgggttcccccaccccccaccccccacccacagcccacaTTCTGATCTGGTTTGTCTCCGGCCAACCTCTGCACAAGCAGGGGCAAGTTCACATTCAGAGGACGTAGCAAAACTGGTGACAAATGGAGCTTCGTTGCTGCACCGTcttgggaagggagggggggtgggtggttgCAGGGATTCCCTGCTAAATATTCGAATGTGTCTCCTTGTTGGCTAGAAGTGAGCTGTATGGAAAGATCTTCATCATAGGTTTTCGAGAGAAGATGATCTTGTTATAGTTTGCAGTGGGGTTTTCTCTGGACTCCGTATGAAAGCGTATCGGTTCGGGCATGACGGCGGGCCCCAGGCTCGTCACCGAACGCGTGCTCCATACCGATAACATGGTCTCTGACCTCCTGTCCTTGGACAGCGTGTCTCCGGAGGACTTAGATGACTTTCTCCTTTTCAGCTGCGCGATGCCGGAAGGTTGGCTCTGCCTTGAGGCCCGCTGGCTTTCTTCAAGTGCTTGCATAGAACCCAGGTCCCTGGCTTTGCTTTTCTCAATGAGTTTTTCCACCATCGGGGACGTGTAGGTGACATAGGCTGGCCACGGGCTGTGCTTTTCAAGCAGACTCAGGGGAAGCCCGATGTTCTCTGTGAGTTCTACCAGCAAAGGGAAACACGGGTGATTTAGAGGCACTCGGGTACCACAGACCAGTTCTTCAACGAATCGGAGGGTCTTGGAACCACGTTTTGAACGTTTCCCCCATCATGCCTAACGGCCCTTACACCCTTTGTATTCAGCGGGGATAAGAGCGAATCCAAAGATGGGAGACAGAGTGACATTCCAGAGTGTCTACCAGCTGAAGAACAGCGTGGTGGTAAAAGGCGGGGACCTTGGGAGGCTGGCAGGCTCAGCCTCAGACCTTCGCAGAACGTCAAATTGTGCGCGCTCTGACCGTCTAATGTTTTTTTCACCGATAAAATTGGTTACCGGAAGGCAATTGTAAGGATTAGCTAACGATACGTTTGAAGGGCTTGGAACGGGTTCGCGCGATAGTTCAGCCCTGAGACACACGGGCTCTGCAATTAGACCGGTTGAGTCCAAACTCCTTCTCTACCTGCGAGATCACCGCGAACCTCGAGCAAGCCCGGTAGCCCTTCTAAACCGTAGCTGCCTCCTGGGTCAAATCGTGGGCAGAGCAAGATTTGATCTCATAGAGCCTTCTTGCGGGTTACAAGAAATAGGTTATGTAAAGCTTTTACTGAAGCGGATTAGCTTGCACAACTGGCAAATGGGGGGCGTTGAACTCAAATCTAAGGGGATCAAAAATCCTCAAGCTTTTCGCTGGCCAGAGGTTCTGAGCATTTGGGGTTAGGGAGGCTTTACTAGAAAGTCTGTTCATTAGTGTACCAAACAGCCCGTTCctttgggggttggggaaggcAAGGAAGTTAAAAGGTTGGTCTCGCTGTGTCCAACCtaaattcagtgaaaaaaaaaacaaaaaaacaaaaatcaaacactaGCCGTGGGGATAACCAGAGAAAATGCAGATTCGACAGTTATTCCCAGGCTGCCTGGCGGACGTTTCCTGAGCTGGAGCTCGTTTAGGAGCAGCTCTGTCAATAAAGAACGGATTGTGGAAGGTTTCATTCCCCTGCAAGAACTGTGTATTATTCAGCCCAAGGAAGGCAAGATATGCAAAATCACCTTtcgccaaaaacaaaacaaaacaaaaacaaaacaaaacacgcacACCCAAGCTTCCAAGTATAGACTCGACGGCTCATTTCTGTGCCCTCAAAGCAAACGCAAAATGCAAAGGTCtcgggccacctggctggctcagtcagtagagcaggcTACCCTTGGGctcgaggtcatgagtttgcACTCCGTGTGGGGGTACGGAgattgcttcaaaataaaatatttttattaaagaatgcAACGAGCTTGCGGGCCGAGGCGTTTGCTTGTATCTGGCAGAGGCGAAGGTCATGATGAACCACAGTCCTCCGCGGCTATACTCTTCTACGCGTATAACAGGAGCCGCCACCCGGAGCCCCACCCCTTTGCCTTCCCTCCCCAGGTCTGGAAGCTTCGACCAGCCCTGCAGCAGGAGCTCCCATTGCTAAGCCCCAAGCCCTACCTTTGTGTCTCTTCGCCTTTCTTGCTTCAATCACCTCCATCATTAAAGAGTTCTTCTTCACATTCAAGGCCCAGATACCTTTGGGAAAACACACTTGTTAGCCAGGGTTACCACAGGGCGATCTTCAAGAAGAGGACAGGTCTCCCGTGGAgcgggggagagggcaggggagctCAGCTCGGGAAGTCCCAGTAGACATCATCTTTGCTACCAGAGTCCCATTGTGCTGTTACTGGGCCGAATTTCCACCTCCTGGCTATGCTTCTCAGCCAGCAccgaggagagggaggggcagacatggGCTACAGCCCAGAGTCAAgacgcaggtgccccaagtacaGGCTGAAATAGAGAAGTCTCAGTGCTCTATGAGGCCACGCGTGCGGGTAGTTTGATGGGACCTGTGGTCTAGTGGTTCTCGAACTGGAGGACGGCTGCCTCTGTATGAAGGGCTGGTTGGGACACAagtgttgaggggcacctgggtggctcagtcggtggagcgtccgacttcggctcaggccaccatctcacga
The DNA window shown above is from Panthera uncia isolate 11264 unplaced genomic scaffold, Puncia_PCG_1.0 HiC_scaffold_688, whole genome shotgun sequence and carries:
- the CDRT4 gene encoding CMT1A duplicated region transcript 4 protein — translated: MMEVIEARKAKRHKELTENIGLPLSLLEKHSPWPAYVTYTSPMVEKLIEKSKARDLGSMQALEESQRASRQSQPSGIAQLKRRKSSKSSGDTLSKDRRSETMLSVWSTRSVTSLGPAVMPEPIRFHTESRENPTANYNKIIFSRKPMMKIFPYSSLLANKETHSNI